A single Acropora palmata chromosome 5, jaAcrPala1.3, whole genome shotgun sequence DNA region contains:
- the LOC141881162 gene encoding histamine H2 receptor-like yields MTLNTSKVCILTHSEDRMDPAWVRFLEAVILFCIMLLAIGGNVLVIAVIYRRPELRKTETHIFMINLSITDICVALLCMPFSIITAVTQYWIFSHVLCQLNGFLNVFFLLTSILTLTAISINKYLGVVQSTKPNFFTRKTTFVALLWVWLQAFFTALTPFLGWNSYEYIPGRTQCSVKVPGDDNAAELTNCLFIIICGFVIPLVIMKFSYFKIFRTVKINSQRVRSHSFSDVERSAFLNERRITVTLLIILATFLVCWTPFSILTVYATVVGKELPYYFSIGAYWLGFFNSAMNPLIYALRTREFRRGYRQIFGILMACFFQKVDSRGDDSENVPRGRRSLRIEAQMSVRQRAQTRRESDHTSENAAQLKQNNRANVRERKDFVSTRKENVTGTRELSKENLSQGKHNEDTKVKMDLIKDSKLQKNGKILLCGDAEGSMNFSESKAEIPLSDNSGSSR; encoded by the coding sequence ATGACTTTAAATACTAGCAAGGTATGCATTCTTACTCATTCTGAGGATAGAATGGATCCAGCATGGGTAAGATTTCTCGAGGCcgtaattttgttttgcataatGTTGCTGGCTATTGGTGGAAATGTCCTCGTCATTGCGGTGATCTATCGTCGACCAGAACTTCGTAAGACGGAAACACACATCTTTATGATCAACTTGAGCATCACGGACATTTGCGTAGCCTTGCTGTGCATGCCTTTCTCCATCATAACAGCTGTAACCCAATATTGGATTTTCAGCCACGTCCTTTGCCAGTTGAACGGTTTTCTCAACGTGTTTTTTCTTCTCACGTCCATTTTAACTCTAACAGCAATCAGCATTAACAAGTATCTTGGTGTTGTTCAATCAacgaaaccaaattttttcacGAGAAAGACCACCTTCGTAGCCTTGTTATGGGTTTGGCTTCAAGCATTTTTCACAGCGCTCACTCCATTCCTGGGTTGGAACAGCTACGAATATATCCCTGGTCGTACGCAGTGTTCGGTGAAAGTCCCTGGAGATGACAACGCTGCTGAGCTAACGAACTGTCTTTTCATCATTATATGTGGGTTCGTGATCCCACTTGTCATAATGAAGTTCTCGTACTTTAAGATTTTTCGGACCGTTAAGATCAACTCGCAGCGAGTACGAAGTCATTCTTTCTCGGACGTAGAGAGGTCAGCATTTTTGAACGAAAGGCGAATAACTGTAACTTTGCTCATCATTTTAGCCACTTTTCTAGTGTGCTGGACACCGTTTTCTATTCTTACAGTCTACGCAACAGTTGTCGGAAAAGAACTCCCTTATTATTTCTCCATAGGGGCTTATTGgctgggatttttcaactcgGCAATGAATCCTTTAATATACGCACTACGAACAAGGGAGTTTCGACGGGGCTATCGGCAAATTTTCGGGATTCTTATGGCATGCTTTTTTCAAAAGGTCGATTCGAGGGGTGATGATTCGGAAAATGTTCCTCGAGGCCGGAGGAGCTTACGAATTGAGGCTCAGATGTCGGTTAGACAACGGGCTCAAACTCGACGAGAAAGTGATCACACGAGCGAAAACGCCGCtcaattgaaacaaaacaatcgcGCAAATGTGAGAGAACGAAAAGATTTCGTTTCAAcgcgaaaagaaaatgtgacAGGAACGCGAGAATTGTCGAAGGAAAATTTATCCCAAGGCAAGCACAACGAGGACACAAAGGTGAAAATGGATTTGATTAAGGACAGCAAGCTCCAAAAGAATGGAAAGATTTTACTTTGCGGAGACGCAGAGGGAAGTATGAATTTTTCCGAGAGCAAAGCTGAAATACCTTTGTCAGACAACAGTGGCAGCTCACGATGA